The following coding sequences lie in one Fundulus heteroclitus isolate FHET01 chromosome 20, MU-UCD_Fhet_4.1, whole genome shotgun sequence genomic window:
- the LOC105939103 gene encoding transmembrane protein 198 isoform X1 — MADPTGLSPEGGGAGVPEVDACSLEIERTYDIIPTIICSMCCLFGIIYCFFGYRCFKAVMFLSGLMFGSVIIFLLCHKEHVLDTQLSVEASAGIGLGIGLLCGLVTMLVRSVGLFMTGLLLGLLLALAALLVTHQFYTPTTVWVPLGTLLGTGMLFAVLTLQWQKLFTMLSTAVFGAAIMTVCADYFVEMLALANHVYDCLRLTPGPALCWYSWVILGIWPALSLIGVLIQWKLTDGSFSHTEVVISRRQKRVQLMRIREKDAKKRQQAGGQEGTYRRKPTPVKRYAGDLLAPSYLQSLRDRQMGTGTSLSSLGTTNQTMIDMDCETGSTVPLTATTPVVRV; from the exons ATGGCTGATCCCACTGGGCTGAGCCCTGAAGGCGGGGGGGCAGGCGTGCCCGAGGTCGACGCCTGTAGTTTGGAAATCGAGAGAACATATGATATCATCCCCACCATCATCTGCTCCATGTGCTGCCTTTTTGGCATCATCTACTGTTTCTTTG GCTACCGCTGTTTCAAGGCTGTCATGTTCCTGTCGGGTCTCATGTTCGGCTCGgtcatcatcttcctgctgtgCCACAAGGAGCACGTTCTGGACACTCAGCTGAGCGTGGAGGCCAGCGCAGGCATCGGCCTGGGCATCGGCCTCCTGTGCGGCCTGGTCACCATGCTGGTGCGAAGCGTGGGCCTCTTCATGACGGGCCTGCTGCTGGGACTCCTGCTGGCTCTCGCCGCCCTGCTGGTCACTCACCAGTTCTACACGCCGACCACGGTCTGGGTGCCTTTGGGCACCCTCCTGGGGACGGGCATGCTGTTCGCCGTGCTGACGCTGCAGTGGCAGAAGCTCTTCACGATGCTGTCCACGGCTGTGTTCGGAGCGGCCATCATGACCGTGTGCGCCGATTACTTTGTGGAGATGCTGGCTCTCGCCAACCACGTGTATGACTGCTTGCGCCTGACGCCCGGGCCGGCGCTGTGCTGGTACAGCTGGGTCATTCTGGGCATCTGGCCTGCTCTCAGCCTCATAGGAGTACTGATCCAGTGGAAACTGACGGATGGCAGCTTCTCACACACTGAGG TTGTCATCAGTCGGAGACAGAAGCGGGTCCAGCTGATGCGGATTCGAGAGAAGGACGCCAAGAAGCGACAGCAGGCAGGTGGGCAGGAAGGCACATACCGCCGTAAACCCACCCCAGTGAAACGTTACGCTGGGGATCTACTGGCACCG AGCTACCTACAAAGTCTGCGAGACCGGCAGATGGGAACAGGCACTTCCCTTAGCAGCCTCGGCACCACCAACCAGACCATGATCGACATGGACTGTGAGACCGGCTCCACGGTTCCCCTCACAGCCACGACTCCGGTCGTCAGGGTCTGA
- the LOC105939103 gene encoding transmembrane protein 198 isoform X2, whose product MADPTGLSPEGGGAGVPEVDACSLEIERTYDIIPTIICSMCCLFGIIYCFFGYRCFKAVMFLSGLMFGSVIIFLLCHKEHVLDTQLSVEASAGIGLGIGLLCGLVTMLVRSVGLFMTGLLLGLLLALAALLVTHQFYTPTTVWVPLGTLLGTGMLFAVLTLQWQKLFTMLSTAVFGAAIMTVCADYFVEMLALANHVYDCLRLTPGPALCWYSWVILGIWPALSLIGVLIQWKLTDGSFSHTEVVISRRQKRVQLMRIREKDAKKRQQAELPTKSARPADGNRHFP is encoded by the exons ATGGCTGATCCCACTGGGCTGAGCCCTGAAGGCGGGGGGGCAGGCGTGCCCGAGGTCGACGCCTGTAGTTTGGAAATCGAGAGAACATATGATATCATCCCCACCATCATCTGCTCCATGTGCTGCCTTTTTGGCATCATCTACTGTTTCTTTG GCTACCGCTGTTTCAAGGCTGTCATGTTCCTGTCGGGTCTCATGTTCGGCTCGgtcatcatcttcctgctgtgCCACAAGGAGCACGTTCTGGACACTCAGCTGAGCGTGGAGGCCAGCGCAGGCATCGGCCTGGGCATCGGCCTCCTGTGCGGCCTGGTCACCATGCTGGTGCGAAGCGTGGGCCTCTTCATGACGGGCCTGCTGCTGGGACTCCTGCTGGCTCTCGCCGCCCTGCTGGTCACTCACCAGTTCTACACGCCGACCACGGTCTGGGTGCCTTTGGGCACCCTCCTGGGGACGGGCATGCTGTTCGCCGTGCTGACGCTGCAGTGGCAGAAGCTCTTCACGATGCTGTCCACGGCTGTGTTCGGAGCGGCCATCATGACCGTGTGCGCCGATTACTTTGTGGAGATGCTGGCTCTCGCCAACCACGTGTATGACTGCTTGCGCCTGACGCCCGGGCCGGCGCTGTGCTGGTACAGCTGGGTCATTCTGGGCATCTGGCCTGCTCTCAGCCTCATAGGAGTACTGATCCAGTGGAAACTGACGGATGGCAGCTTCTCACACACTGAGG TTGTCATCAGTCGGAGACAGAAGCGGGTCCAGCTGATGCGGATTCGAGAGAAGGACGCCAAGAAGCGACAGCAGGCAG AGCTACCTACAAAGTCTGCGAGACCGGCAGATGGGAACAGGCACTTCCCTTAG